TCCGCGGTGACGGCGAGCTCGACGTGACTCGGTCCGTCCCGCACGTCGAGCGCGTCGAGCGCGTCGTGAGCGAGTCGGATGGCGCGATGGGTCCAGTCGGCGGGCACCGGCGGGGTCGTCGCCGTCATCACGACGACGGGAGCCTCACGGGCGAAGGACTCGAATCCCACGATCGTCGCGGTGTGCGTTCCGGCGCGCGAGAAGCTGTCGACGGTCATGATCCGCCCGGACACCTGCTGCTCGACGAGCGCCTCTCCCGAGCGTGTGTCATCCGTCACCGAAACGGCGCGCGCCCACGCCTCGCCGATCGCCTGCGGACCAACGCCCGTCGTGACGCCGATGCTCCCGCATCCCCGCCGCGGCTTGATCACGACGGGCCAGCCATGCGTCCGCCCGAACTCGTCGATCGTCGCGAGGCTGACCGCGGAGGAAGCGGCGACATCATCGACCCCGCGTTCTGCGAGCCGGCGCCGTTGCAGGAGCTTGTCGTTGACCGCGTCGGCGGTGGCAACGCTCGTTCCATCCAGTTCGAGCCGCTCGGCGATGCGCGCAGCGACAGGCAGCCACCGGTCGTTCGTCGCGACGACCCGGTCGATGGGCATCCACTCGTGCAGCTCGACGCACAACGACAGGACGCGGTCGAGGTCGAGGTCCTCGTCGACGACGAACAGGTGTGCGAACTCGTCGGGTCGCTCCGCGGCGCGCAGTTCGCTCGCCGACAGCACGACGCTCAGCTGAGCGAGTGGATCGATATCCCAGACGGCGGCCATGACCGGATTGGTGGGCCCACAGAAGAGGAGGTGCATCGCGACCTCAGAACTGGGAGATCGTTCCGTGGCGACGAATGACGCGCACGGCTCGCGAGAACAGGAACATCCCGACAATGAAGGCGAGCGCCGACTCGAGAAGGAAGAACGTCCACATCGTGGGCTCCGGGAAGATCGTCCGCGAATCGATCAGCGCGTGTCTGAGCAGATCGAGCCCCCACGTCGTCGGCCACACGAGCGAGAAGGCGAAGAGCGGGCCCGGCAGTACGACGACGGGAAAGGCGATTCCGGAGAAGATCGCGATGACATAGCCGAGGATGTCGAGCACGGCGTCTCCGCGGCGGATGAGGAGGATGAGCGCCGCGAGTGCCAGCGCGATGCCCGTCACGGCCACGAGCATCACGAGCGAGATGAGCAGTGCGACGGGAAGACCCTCCAGGCGGAACCGGGCCCCGAGGAGGAAGACGGCGAGCACGAGCAGAAGGAGGCTCGCGAGTGTTGTGAGCGCGAAGCCCGCGAGCGCGGAGCCGAAGGTGAGCACGGTGGGCCGCACGCCGCCGGTCCACTGGATCTCGAGCGTTCCCGTCGCCCGGCCCGATTGCAGGTCGACGGCGACCGTCGTGATGACGCCGATGATCCAGGCGGAGACGGCCATACCGAGCATGAGCCAGCCTGGCAGGTCGTCCGTTCCGGCTGTCTGTTCGAGCCCGCTGGCGTTCCCGTTCACGAGGAAGGCCGCCCCGAGGAGAAGCGTCGGGAGGAC
This genomic stretch from Microbacterium sp. SLBN-146 harbors:
- a CDS encoding acetyl-CoA carboxylase biotin carboxylase subunit family protein gives rise to the protein MAAVWDIDPLAQLSVVLSASELRAAERPDEFAHLFVVDEDLDLDRVLSLCVELHEWMPIDRVVATNDRWLPVAARIAERLELDGTSVATADAVNDKLLQRRRLAERGVDDVAASSAVSLATIDEFGRTHGWPVVIKPRRGCGSIGVTTGVGPQAIGEAWARAVSVTDDTRSGEALVEQQVSGRIMTVDSFSRAGTHTATIVGFESFAREAPVVVMTATTPPVPADWTHRAIRLAHDALDALDVRDGPSHVELAVTADDAHIIEVQLRPGGDYAELTLAVTEIDVYALWAAHVCGRDVESPQAHPRAQAASMLWAGPQQPGVVVAVVGADRAESSAGVGLVSQIASPPYSAPEVRSLLHIPVGVLAVGSDSRQATRRAHDAFAGVAFRSHASARCLPTPHEPTATSGGWSA
- a CDS encoding ABC transporter permease, whose product is MTSLIAVFAVFSRNIRTAIRYPLGLANTVLFTPLYQMVLPTLLLGAAFLVNGNASGLEQTAGTDDLPGWLMLGMAVSAWIIGVITTVAVDLQSGRATGTLEIQWTGGVRPTVLTFGSALAGFALTTLASLLLLVLAVFLLGARFRLEGLPVALLISLVMLVAVTGIALALAALILLIRRGDAVLDILGYVIAIFSGIAFPVVVLPGPLFAFSLVWPTTWGLDLLRHALIDSRTIFPEPTMWTFFLLESALAFIVGMFLFSRAVRVIRRHGTISQF